From the genome of SAR202 cluster bacterium, one region includes:
- the pyrD gene encoding dihydroorotate dehydrogenase (quinone), with protein MYENLLRPILFKLPPEKAQSFADFFLKRKLIWEVYHSFQKTSDPRLQISYTNDQNLPSPLGFAAGYDKDCEFLTSLLLLGFGYVIGGTIVNSPRYGNEKPRIARNIKEEALINALGFPSKGKSYVTDFLEKYQKDLSKRQNLGKIMLSISGLDHEDLLSCHSDIQPYASFLEINISSPNTSNIKIFQEQDNLAKLLNSLNKQKSLFLKLPPYTTNEEKTLVFSLIKTAISCGIDGFTIANTKPISDDRLAVGKGGMSGKPLLTQTIQMVKEIRSEFGFDFIINACGGISNAYDLLSVLYAGANTGQLLTAFIYRGPNIANNINNTLVKLIEKTGSKNITELVQQYSNLDKL; from the coding sequence ATGTATGAAAATCTATTACGTCCAATATTATTTAAATTGCCTCCAGAAAAAGCACAATCTTTTGCTGACTTTTTTTTGAAGCGAAAGCTTATTTGGGAAGTATATCATTCATTTCAAAAAACGTCTGATCCGCGTTTGCAAATATCCTACACTAACGATCAAAATCTTCCATCTCCTTTGGGGTTTGCTGCCGGATATGACAAAGATTGTGAATTTTTAACTTCGTTACTTCTATTAGGATTTGGATACGTTATAGGAGGAACTATAGTTAACTCTCCCAGATATGGTAATGAAAAACCTAGAATAGCTAGAAATATTAAAGAAGAGGCGTTAATCAATGCTTTAGGATTTCCATCTAAAGGTAAAAGCTACGTTACAGATTTCCTTGAAAAATATCAAAAAGATTTATCAAAACGACAAAATCTAGGTAAAATAATGCTCAGTATTTCTGGGCTCGATCATGAAGATCTATTATCGTGTCATTCAGATATACAACCATATGCTAGTTTTTTAGAAATAAATATAAGCTCACCAAATACAAGTAATATTAAAATATTCCAAGAACAGGATAATTTAGCTAAGTTACTAAATTCACTAAACAAACAAAAGTCTCTTTTTCTAAAACTTCCACCATATACCACAAATGAAGAAAAAACATTAGTTTTTTCATTAATCAAAACTGCTATCTCTTGCGGAATCGACGGCTTCACCATTGCAAATACAAAACCAATCAGTGACGACCGCCTTGCAGTAGGTAAAGGCGGAATGAGTGGAAAGCCTTTATTAACCCAAACTATACAAATGGTCAAAGAAATTCGATCTGAATTTGGGTTTGATTTTATCATTAATGCTTGTGGGGGTATTTCAAATGCCTACGATTTACTATCTGTTTTATATGCAGGAGCTAATACTGGCCAACTACTAACAGCATTTATTTATAGAGGCCCAAATATTGCTAATAATATAAATAATACACTAGTTAAATTAATTGAAAAAACTGGTTCCAAAAATATTACGGAACTAGTGCAACAGTATTCTAATCTAGATAAATTATAA